The genomic stretch TCTTCTCTGCCTCAATACCCAGCTTGTGGGCGGAGGATGGATTGGCGAAGAACTTTTCCATGCACTCTGCTACCTCATCAATTACCTGCCTATGGGGCTTTGTTGTTGCACTATTATCAAAATATACAAATTCCATGGTTTCCCCCTCGTTTTGATCAATTCTCAACTTTCTATAATATATTTTCATTATTCCCAAAATGAAATATTACTCTCTTCGGTAATGTAAATATTATATAAAAGCACAAAATGAAAAAGCAAGTACAAAAAATACTTGGCCTGCAAAATTTCCTTCTTCACAAATAAATAATTTTAGAGTATTATATAAAATGAGGATAAATTTTTTTTAGTTCCCATACATACCTTATCAATCTCTTGAAAGGTGGAAGAGCTATGAACAATGCACATCATATTAATAACGGGCAAGTATCCGCTTACTTTAAACTGCTTGCCGGATGTCTGATACCAATTGTTTCGATTTTTGTTTTTATTGAAGCCGGAGTTGAATATTACAGTATAGGTGGTTTCATACCTTACCTGATGCTCCTCTTCTGTCCGATTGCATATTTGATGATGGCATACTCTAAAGTGTCAAAAGAAAGAATGATAAATAAATTAAAAGATAAGCTCAGGTAAAGAACCTGAGCTCTTTTCATGAATTATATTTCGCATATTATACCTTGGGAATAGTCACTACAAACCTTGTACCTTTCCCGATTTCACTCTCAGCAGCTATTGTTCCCTTATGGGCTGTTATTATAGCTTTTGCAATAGTCAAGCCAATGCCCGAACCTCCTGTATGCCTGCTTCTGGAGGCATCAGCCCTATAGAACCTTTCAAATATATGCCGCAGGTCCTCTGCAGCTATACCTATGCCTGTATCACTTATTGATACCATTGCATTATCTGCATCATCCCAAATCGTTAAGCGGATATGCCCACCTACACCTGTGAATTTTAAAGCATTAGCCATCAGATTAATAATCACCTGGCTTATTTTATCCCTATCTGCAGAAACATTAATACTCTTAATTTCTAAAGATACCTTTATGTTTTTATCTGAGTACTCCTTTTCAAAGTTCACCATAATGCTTCTTATCAATTCAGAAATATCAAACTCTGTCTTTTCAAGAGTCATTCTCTCACTTTCAAACCTTGTGAGCTTTTCCAGGTCTCCGACCATCCTGCCGAGGCGCATTATCTCCTCATGCACGCTCTTAAGCCTTTTGGGTTCAGCTTCCCATATGCCATCAATCATTGCCTCTATATGGCTTTGCAGCGTGGCCAATGGTGTTCTTAGTTCATGTGCTACATCAGCTGTAAGCCTTTTTCTAAGCTTTTCCTGCTTCTCAAGTGTCTCAGCAAGATTGTTGACAGATCCTGTAAGCTGAGCTATCTCCTTAATATTTGAGATTTCGCTGCTTCTGTCATCGTAGCAGCCTCTCGAAATCATTTCCGCGGTATTTATTACCCTGGAAATCGGTGTGCTTATACTCCTTGCCATTATATATCCAAACGCAAGTGATAATACCAGCGATAAACCGCCGACTGCTATGAACACTATATTCAAAGCGTTGATAAATGCCAAATCAGCATCTGTGAAATAAAAAGGTCCGTAGTATGCTATTTCCACACTACCTGCCTCTTTAGTGTCACCTCTTACGGGATAAGTATTAGTAGTAAGCTTTCCTTTCCAATTGGGATATCTGCTGGACATATTGCTACTCATGTGAATTATCATCTGCTCGCACATTCCATTATTGTACTCGGTTGCATCCCATATCATGCTGCCTTCAGTGTCTATTACGCTTATAATCATTCCGTCTTCCAAAGCATTTATTCCGATATCCTGAATGACCTCCTGGTTCCATCCTTCCCCTTCATGGTATTGCTGGTTTATCAGACTTACTATGTTCTCATTCCTTTTTTCCTGGTTGTTCTTTACATATTCTCTGAACTGGCTTTCAAGTGATATGTTCGCAATAATGCTTATGAGCATAACGCATATCATTGCTATTACTATATAGGAAAGGGACAGCCTGTTTCTTAGACTATACTTCATGCTCTATTCACCACCAAACTTATAGCCCACACCATAGACGGTCAATATATATCCCGGTGACTTTACATCCTGCTCAATCTTCTGTCGGAGGTTTTTTATATGAGTATCTATAGTCCTGTCGTAGCCTTCATAGTCTTCTCCCAGTACGAGGAATACAAGCTCATCACGGGTAAAAGCCTTCTGTGGATATTTCACGAGTGTCATCAAAATCTTGAATTCATTGGGAGTAAGACTTACTACCTGCCCGTCCTTTTTCACCTCGTGCTTGATGCTGTCGATTGTAAGTTCTCCATCATTAAAGGATAGAGAGTTGGACAGAGGCATGGTTTCATCCTCTGAACGTCTCAATAAAGCAATAACCCTTGCCACCAATTGTCTGGGGCTGAAGGGTTTGGTTACATAGTCATCAGCTCCTATGCCCAGGCCGTTCAATATACTTTCCTCTTCCACCTTTGCAGTAAGCATGATTATCGGCACTCTTGACTTCTTCCTTATGCTTCTGCAAATATCCTCTCCGGACATGTCAGGAAGCATCAGATCCAACACTATAAGCTTGGGATTAACCCTTTCGAAAAGCTCTAATGCTTCGTTTCCATTGTATGCGCAATAAACCTTGAAACCGCTTTTCTCAAGATACGACTTGACGACTTCTGTTATCTTCTCTTCATCATCAACTACCAGCACCTTTATATTGTTTTCATTCACGGTATCGCCCCCCGCTCTTTATCATTTTTGCTGTTTGGCTTACCAAACGATTTTTCATTCTCCTTGGCTATTGACCACAGCAGCTTCCGCCTGTGAAAACCCCTGGCTCTGCAGCTTGAATACTATCACTCGTAACCTGAGTTAATTCATCAACCACCGTAATTTTGCTCCTAATCATTCCCATCCAGCAGGAGTAAGGAATTGCACCTGTTTCCTCCGGTGTAAACTCTATTATATTCTCACCAGGCTCCAGTGCTTTCTCTTTATTGTATTTCGGTATTATTATCGTATTATTGCACCCATTTATATCTTTATCTTCAGCATTTATTATGAATTTTACAGGAATACCCTTCTGTACAACTATCGGTTCGTAACTGTTCGATTTTAGGTCAATAGATACGACCTGAACCCCATTTTCCACTATTGCCACATTTCCTTTTACTGGGCTATTCCCAATGCCCGAAGCTGCATTTACGCCGGAAAGCATCAAGCCCCTGCTCATCATTATAAACCCAAGCACCATAACAAGCATAGCACTGACCTTCATCATCTTTCCTGTAAACCTTTTGCCAAGCAATGAGCTTATTGCTCCAAAACCAAACATCAAAGGTACCGTACCCAAACTGAACAGAAACATGGAAAGCGCACCCGCAGCAATGCTTCCGGTGCCAAGAGCATACAGCTGCATAGCTTGCAATGGTCCACAGGGCATAAGTCCATTTAGAAGCCCTATATAGAAGGGACCATTCTTGCCATTGTTGTTATATATCTTATTTCCGAATATTTTTGGCATTCTTGGGTTGAATCTTTTAAGCCACGGGAAAATATTGAGCATATTGATTCCCATTATGACCATGAAAAGACCTGCAATTATTGCCACGATACCCTTTGCACCGCCTGAGAAGCTTACAACTGAACCGATACCGCCGACAATACCGCCGATTACTGTATATGATATAACTCTGCCGGAGTTGTATAAAAAGCTTGGTTTCAGATTCCCTGTACCAGCAGCAGAATGCTTGTATGAAACGCATTGTGACAGGTTGATACCTCCGCACATTGCAATGCAGTGGAGTGATGTAAGCAGTCCGACCACAAATAGAATTCCATAGCCCATAGATTGGTTTACTTCAGGTATGAAGTTGAAACCAATGGTGTGCTTTATTATAACATACAAAGCTAATAATATTATTCCGATACCCACCAGCTGGTTGATATCCTCTTTGGAATTAGTGGCCTCCGGTTTTTTTTCTGCTTGTGCATTTATGCTTTTGCTTTGCTCTAAAGCCTTGTATCCAGCCCTCGCAACTGCATCAATTATTTCCTGAAGACCCACAACATCAGCGTCGTAAGTAACATTTGCCCTTGACCTTGAATATTCAGCCTTTACCTCTGCTATGCCTTCCAGCTTTTTCAGGGCGTTTTCTATTCTGATTTCGCAGTTACTGCAGGTCATACCTTCGATTTTTAAATCTATTTTTATCATTTTCATATGCTATATCCCTCCATGTCCTGTATTTCAAAAAACTATTTCTCAATTTTATTTTACTAAAACTCTATGAAGAAATTATGAAGGGAAAAAAACAGGTCCGCTCGCAGCAGACCTGTTTTTTTAACTATTCCAATCTTTCAACTATTTTTTCGTAAAGCTCATCTGCGGTATCTGCCTGGATGAACTTATCATTAACCAAGGCAAAC from Clostridia bacterium encodes the following:
- a CDS encoding DUF2933 domain-containing protein; translated protein: MNNAHHINNGQVSAYFKLLAGCLIPIVSIFVFIEAGVEYYSIGGFIPYLMLLFCPIAYLMMAYSKVSKERMINKLKDKLR
- a CDS encoding ATP-binding protein — translated: MKYSLRNRLSLSYIVIAMICVMLISIIANISLESQFREYVKNNQEKRNENIVSLINQQYHEGEGWNQEVIQDIGINALEDGMIISVIDTEGSMIWDATEYNNGMCEQMIIHMSSNMSSRYPNWKGKLTTNTYPVRGDTKEAGSVEIAYYGPFYFTDADLAFINALNIVFIAVGGLSLVLSLAFGYIMARSISTPISRVINTAEMISRGCYDDRSSEISNIKEIAQLTGSVNNLAETLEKQEKLRKRLTADVAHELRTPLATLQSHIEAMIDGIWEAEPKRLKSVHEEIMRLGRMVGDLEKLTRFESERMTLEKTEFDISELIRSIMVNFEKEYSDKNIKVSLEIKSINVSADRDKISQVIINLMANALKFTGVGGHIRLTIWDDADNAMVSISDTGIGIAAEDLRHIFERFYRADASRSRHTGGSGIGLTIAKAIITAHKGTIAAESEIGKGTRFVVTIPKV
- a CDS encoding response regulator transcription factor, encoding MNENNIKVLVVDDEEKITEVVKSYLEKSGFKVYCAYNGNEALELFERVNPKLIVLDLMLPDMSGEDICRSIRKKSRVPIIMLTAKVEEESILNGLGIGADDYVTKPFSPRQLVARVIALLRRSEDETMPLSNSLSFNDGELTIDSIKHEVKKDGQVVSLTPNEFKILMTLVKYPQKAFTRDELVFLVLGEDYEGYDRTIDTHIKNLRQKIEQDVKSPGYILTVYGVGYKFGGE
- a CDS encoding sulfite exporter TauE/SafE family protein; this encodes MKMIKIDLKIEGMTCSNCEIRIENALKKLEGIAEVKAEYSRSRANVTYDADVVGLQEIIDAVARAGYKALEQSKSINAQAEKKPEATNSKEDINQLVGIGIILLALYVIIKHTIGFNFIPEVNQSMGYGILFVVGLLTSLHCIAMCGGINLSQCVSYKHSAAGTGNLKPSFLYNSGRVISYTVIGGIVGGIGSVVSFSGGAKGIVAIIAGLFMVIMGINMLNIFPWLKRFNPRMPKIFGNKIYNNNGKNGPFYIGLLNGLMPCGPLQAMQLYALGTGSIAAGALSMFLFSLGTVPLMFGFGAISSLLGKRFTGKMMKVSAMLVMVLGFIMMSRGLMLSGVNAASGIGNSPVKGNVAIVENGVQVVSIDLKSNSYEPIVVQKGIPVKFIINAEDKDINGCNNTIIIPKYNKEKALEPGENIIEFTPEETGAIPYSCWMGMIRSKITVVDELTQVTSDSIQAAEPGVFTGGSCCGQ